A genome region from Scleropages formosus chromosome 6, fSclFor1.1, whole genome shotgun sequence includes the following:
- the LOC108933845 gene encoding SEC14-like protein 2 isoform X1, with amino-acid sequence MSGRVGDLSPKQVEALQQFRETVQDILPSLPAQHDHFLLRWLRARSFSVPKAEAMLRKHAEFRKHMKVDTIIDWQPPEVIEKYLSGGMCGYDREGSPIWYDVIGPLDPKGLLFSCTKQDFLRYKIRDTELLRKECEKQSKKLGKNIESITLIYDCEGLGLKHLWKPAIEAYGEVLTMFEENYPEGLKRLFLIKAPKLFPVAYNLVKHFLCEDTRRKINILGGNWQEVLRKYIEPEQLPVTYGGILTDPDGDPSCRSKIKYGGVVPKSYYKQESVKVQYDQSVVINRGSSHQLEYEIISPGCVLRWQFASQGADIGFGIFMKTKVGTRQRAGDMLEVLPSQRYNAHLVPEDGSLTCADPGVYVLRFDNTYSVLQSKKISFTVEVLLPDTMPQSPKSEGGSKEESEPSANNQ; translated from the exons ATGAGCGGTCGTGTGGGAGACCTGAGCCCGAAGCAGGTAGAAGCGCTGCAGCAG TTTCGAGAGACAGTTCAGGATATTTTACCCTCTCTTCCCGCTCAGCATGACCATTTCCTTCTTCGCTGGCTCAGAG CCAGAAGCTTCAGCGTGCCAAAAGCAGAAGCAATGCTCCGAAAG CATGCAGAGTTCCGGAAACACATGAAAGTGGACACTATAATCGACTGGCAGCCACCAGAG GTTATTGAAAAGTACCTGTCGGGGGGTATGTGCGGTTACGATCGAGAGGGGAGTCCTATTTGGTACGATGTGATTGgccctctggacccaaagggcCTCCTCTTCTCTTGTACCAAGCAAGACTTCCTGAGGTACAAGATCCGAGATACAGAGCTTCTCCGGAAGGAGTGTGAGAAGCAATCCAAGAAG CTGGGGAAGAACATAGAGTCCATCACTTTGATTTACGACTGTGAGGGCCTGGGCCTGAAACACCTGTGGAAACCTGCAATTGAAGCCTATGGAGAG GTGCTTACCATGTTTGAAGAGAATTATCCTGAAGGACTCAAGAGGCTATTCCTCATTAAAG CCCCTAAGCTCTTCCCTGTTGCCTACAACCTTGTCAAGCATTTCCTGTGTGAAGACACCCGTCGCAAGATCAACATCTTGGGGG GTAACTGGCAGGAGGTTTTGCGGAAGTACATTGAACCCGAGCAGCTGCCAGTGACTTATGGGGGCATCCTCACTGATCCAGATGGAGACCCTAGCTGCAGGTCCAAG ATAAAGTATGGAGGAGTCGTCCCAAAGTCGTACTACAAGCAAGAATCTGTCAAAGTGCAGTATGACCAAAGTGTTGTCATCAACCGTGGGTCCTCCCACCAGCTGGAATATGAGATCATTTCCCCAGGCTGCGTACTGCG GTGGCAGTTCGCAAGTCAAGGGGCAGACATTGGTTTTGGGATCTTCATGAAGACGAAGGTGGGCACAAGGCAGCGGGCAGGTGACATGTTGGAGGTGCTGCCTAGTCAGCGGTATAATGCTCACCTGGTGCCTGAAGACGGCTCTTTAACCTGTGCTGACCCCGGAGTCT ATGTGCTGCGATTTGACAACACCTATAGCGTCCTCCAGTCCAAGAAAATCAGCTTCACGGTGGAGGTCCTGCTGCCTGACACTATGCCACAGTCACCAAAGAGTGAAGGAGGGAGCAAAGAGGAGTCCGAACCAAGTGCAAACAACCAATAA
- the LOC108933845 gene encoding SEC14-like protein 2 isoform X2, which yields MSGRVGDLSPKQFRETVQDILPSLPAQHDHFLLRWLRARSFSVPKAEAMLRKHAEFRKHMKVDTIIDWQPPEVIEKYLSGGMCGYDREGSPIWYDVIGPLDPKGLLFSCTKQDFLRYKIRDTELLRKECEKQSKKLGKNIESITLIYDCEGLGLKHLWKPAIEAYGEVLTMFEENYPEGLKRLFLIKAPKLFPVAYNLVKHFLCEDTRRKINILGGNWQEVLRKYIEPEQLPVTYGGILTDPDGDPSCRSKIKYGGVVPKSYYKQESVKVQYDQSVVINRGSSHQLEYEIISPGCVLRWQFASQGADIGFGIFMKTKVGTRQRAGDMLEVLPSQRYNAHLVPEDGSLTCADPGVYVLRFDNTYSVLQSKKISFTVEVLLPDTMPQSPKSEGGSKEESEPSANNQ from the exons ATGAGCGGTCGTGTGGGAGACCTGAGCCCGAAGCAG TTTCGAGAGACAGTTCAGGATATTTTACCCTCTCTTCCCGCTCAGCATGACCATTTCCTTCTTCGCTGGCTCAGAG CCAGAAGCTTCAGCGTGCCAAAAGCAGAAGCAATGCTCCGAAAG CATGCAGAGTTCCGGAAACACATGAAAGTGGACACTATAATCGACTGGCAGCCACCAGAG GTTATTGAAAAGTACCTGTCGGGGGGTATGTGCGGTTACGATCGAGAGGGGAGTCCTATTTGGTACGATGTGATTGgccctctggacccaaagggcCTCCTCTTCTCTTGTACCAAGCAAGACTTCCTGAGGTACAAGATCCGAGATACAGAGCTTCTCCGGAAGGAGTGTGAGAAGCAATCCAAGAAG CTGGGGAAGAACATAGAGTCCATCACTTTGATTTACGACTGTGAGGGCCTGGGCCTGAAACACCTGTGGAAACCTGCAATTGAAGCCTATGGAGAG GTGCTTACCATGTTTGAAGAGAATTATCCTGAAGGACTCAAGAGGCTATTCCTCATTAAAG CCCCTAAGCTCTTCCCTGTTGCCTACAACCTTGTCAAGCATTTCCTGTGTGAAGACACCCGTCGCAAGATCAACATCTTGGGGG GTAACTGGCAGGAGGTTTTGCGGAAGTACATTGAACCCGAGCAGCTGCCAGTGACTTATGGGGGCATCCTCACTGATCCAGATGGAGACCCTAGCTGCAGGTCCAAG ATAAAGTATGGAGGAGTCGTCCCAAAGTCGTACTACAAGCAAGAATCTGTCAAAGTGCAGTATGACCAAAGTGTTGTCATCAACCGTGGGTCCTCCCACCAGCTGGAATATGAGATCATTTCCCCAGGCTGCGTACTGCG GTGGCAGTTCGCAAGTCAAGGGGCAGACATTGGTTTTGGGATCTTCATGAAGACGAAGGTGGGCACAAGGCAGCGGGCAGGTGACATGTTGGAGGTGCTGCCTAGTCAGCGGTATAATGCTCACCTGGTGCCTGAAGACGGCTCTTTAACCTGTGCTGACCCCGGAGTCT ATGTGCTGCGATTTGACAACACCTATAGCGTCCTCCAGTCCAAGAAAATCAGCTTCACGGTGGAGGTCCTGCTGCCTGACACTATGCCACAGTCACCAAAGAGTGAAGGAGGGAGCAAAGAGGAGTCCGAACCAAGTGCAAACAACCAATAA